A region from the Papaver somniferum cultivar HN1 unplaced genomic scaffold, ASM357369v1 unplaced-scaffold_125, whole genome shotgun sequence genome encodes:
- the LOC113331385 gene encoding F-box/kelch-repeat protein At3g06240-like yields MLIGRKLRSIDPMIICSVAYDALSSRFARNDLVVRNAIEYDYPFRSLGQDIVLLGCCHGLVCMQVSYMVFKDFLCVWNPCTKEYKVIPDEKIEDETAYAFGYDSTIDDYKLFKVIQIPAGSIFCLVDVYTLGSNSWRSIEDITYCFHNEKKVGVLANGNLHWLGWSCKITDTQIVERSKVISSLDVSNERFHEMQLAKEPLENEHNFRSLGVLEGRLCVLFHDDSKLDLWVMQDYGVQESWTKQFSIMKEQIRDRRLISLMWSFKNNEDHKYLICAEHDLFLYEPKQARVRRPEINGLRSLHHVENHFESLVSLGSGTYVGR; encoded by the coding sequence ATGCTTATAGGAAGAAAGCTGCGTAGTATCGATCCCATGATTATTTGTTCTGTAGCTTATGATGCACTATCATCCCGATTTGCAAGAAATGATTTGGTCGTTAGAAATGCTATAGAATATGATTATCCATTCAGATCATTAGGTCAGGATATTGTCTTGCTAGGTTGTTGCCATGGTCTGGTTTGTATGCAGGTTTCATATATGGTTTTCAAGGATTTTCTTTGTGTTTGGAATCCATGTACCAAAGAGTATAAGGTTATACCGGATGAAAAAATAGAAGATGAGACAGCTTATGCTTTTGGTTATGATTCTACCATTGATGACTACAAATTATTTAAGGTTATACAGATACCTGCTGGTAGTATTTTTTGTTTAGTTGATGTGTATACGCTAGGATCGAATTCTTGGAGAAGTATTGAAGACATAACTTATTGCTTTCATAATGAGAAAAAAGTTGGGGTGCTTGCCAATGGGAATCTTCATTGGTTAGGTTGGTCATGCAAGATAACTGATACCCAAATTGTGGAGAGATCTAAAGTCATAAGCTCTTTGGATGTCAGCAACGAAAGATTCCACGAAATGCAATTAGCGAAAGAACCTTTGGAGAATGAACACAACTTTAGGAGTCTGGGAGTGTTGGAAGGGCGTCTCTGTGTACTTTTTCACGACGATTCTAAGCTTGATCTGTGGGTAATGCAGGATTATGGAGTGCAGGAATCTTGGACAAAACAATTTTCCATTATGAAGGAGCAGATTAGGGACCGTCGCTTAATAAGTCTGATGTGGTCTTTCAAGAATAATGAGGACCATAAGTATCTAATATGTGCTGAGCATGATTTATTTTTATATGAGCCGAAGCAGGCGAGAGTTAGAAGACCAGAGATTAACGGTTTAAGAAGCTTGCATCATGTTGAGAATCATTTTGAAAGCCTAGTATCACTCGGCTCTGGCACTTATGTGGGGAGATAG